The Hydrogenobacter thermophilus TK-6 genome window below encodes:
- a CDS encoding cbb3-type cytochrome c oxidase subunit I: protein MRLFYLSLSLLSLVQAGVFGLLIALTRAPAFSLLKSPSLFYHFLVGHVTFSITVWLMTFTLAYWHYKEGRKGRVAPPATLLGMLLLSLSCLLPYGEPYLNNYIPVIDSPIFYAGLFVFFLAFFFEALSRVKKLKEITSFENIPQLYAMSVALGLATLLSLIPSFFIANAEGGQKLYFERLFWIPGHLQQFLYASVMLAVWHELLKRGNGKEVSSPLLSTVNFLLLVFPSLLMAGFFTDIFSREFRLLTVMSFGLGTGVPVLIHTYYVLKNIRLSADVPSLALLSSVSVYYAGVVVAYAGMQSDLRVPAHYHGVVSAVSIAFMGLGYSILKERLGYICWERVAKLQPVVLSMGINLLVLGFYMAGRMGAPRKTYGFEYVMNTKVLIALNIAGLGSLMAVLGGLLFILYAGQSLLSIYKHAKAY, encoded by the coding sequence ATGCGCCTCTTCTACCTCTCCCTCTCCCTTCTGTCTCTTGTTCAGGCTGGAGTTTTTGGACTTCTCATAGCTCTAACGCGCGCGCCCGCTTTTTCTCTCTTGAAGTCCCCGAGCCTCTTTTACCACTTTCTTGTTGGACATGTAACCTTCTCCATAACTGTATGGCTCATGACCTTTACTCTCGCCTACTGGCACTATAAGGAAGGCAGGAAGGGAAGAGTTGCACCTCCAGCCACCCTACTGGGTATGCTTCTTCTTTCCCTTTCCTGCCTTTTACCTTACGGTGAACCTTACCTGAACAATTATATCCCGGTTATTGATAGTCCAATCTTCTATGCTGGGCTTTTTGTCTTCTTCCTTGCCTTCTTCTTTGAAGCTCTCAGCAGGGTCAAAAAGCTCAAGGAAATAACCTCCTTTGAAAACATACCCCAGCTTTATGCCATGTCCGTGGCACTGGGGCTTGCCACACTTCTTTCGTTAATCCCCTCCTTCTTCATAGCAAATGCGGAAGGTGGGCAAAAGCTTTACTTTGAGAGGCTCTTCTGGATTCCGGGGCATCTTCAGCAGTTTCTTTATGCCTCGGTGATGCTGGCCGTCTGGCACGAGCTTTTAAAGAGGGGCAACGGAAAGGAGGTCTCTTCCCCTCTTCTGAGCACGGTAAACTTTCTCCTCCTTGTCTTCCCATCTTTGCTGATGGCAGGCTTCTTTACCGATATCTTTTCACGGGAGTTTAGACTTCTAACAGTCATGTCCTTCGGGCTTGGGACAGGTGTGCCAGTGCTTATCCACACTTACTATGTACTAAAAAACATCAGGCTAAGTGCAGATGTCCCCAGCTTAGCTTTGCTGTCCTCTGTAAGCGTTTATTATGCTGGGGTGGTGGTGGCTTATGCAGGCATGCAGAGCGACCTGAGAGTGCCGGCTCACTATCACGGGGTTGTGTCTGCGGTAAGCATAGCTTTTATGGGTCTTGGCTACAGTATATTAAAGGAGAGGCTCGGATACATATGCTGGGAAAGGGTCGCAAAACTCCAGCCGGTAGTTCTCAGCATGGGTATAAACCTTCTGGTGCTTGGCTTTTATATGGCAGGAAGAATGGGAGCGCCAAGAAAGACTTACGGTTTTGAGTATGTTATGAATACGAAAGTGCTCATCGCACTGAACATAGCAGGGCTGGGAAGTCTTATGGCAGTCCTTGGAGGTCTCCTCTTTATTCTTTACGCAGGGCAGTCCCTGCTCAGTATTTATAAACATGCTAAAGCTTATTAG
- a CDS encoding cytochrome c oxidase subunit I, which produces MFRTCDITGLKVDLRAERLIQLNAVMAVVSLLVGVIAALLLVLTRWQVVHLLPVEWYYRILTLHGLNALIFWIIFFEVAGLYFGSTVVLNSRMSSPKFGWLAFILMVLGFLLVNYTILTGSADVLMTSYAPLQASPIYYLGIILFAVGALIGVFLFFANLLIARKERTYGDSLPLFTFGLVAAAIIATLTLATGAIIYIPTLLWSLGIIKSIDAGVYKLVWWGLGHSSQQINVTAMIAVWYLGAFLTVGGASINEKVSRFAFVFYVIGINVASAHHLLVDPGPSPAWKVFNTSYIMYIAVLASMIHAFAVPSAVESAQRRRGFTKGLFDWLKNAPWGNPAFSAVFLSIIIFGFIGGVTGVVNGMEQTNIIVHNTLSIPGHFKGTVVGGTTLAFMGATYYLIPLIFRKKIAFFGLAKAQPWVFGLGIAVLAVSMYILGAFGVPRRHYDITFSGGPFTYTFNPAVDFFWVLFAIGGITAVIGALMWILIVVFSVFLGQPVRGPQDMQLQIASPPPPAKEHHGFEAPGTLTLTLLFMGVFLVFLLLNWGWLAAMWEVK; this is translated from the coding sequence ATGTTTAGAACATGCGATATAACGGGTCTAAAGGTGGATTTAAGGGCGGAGAGACTTATACAGCTAAACGCAGTCATGGCCGTTGTCTCTCTGCTAGTAGGTGTCATAGCGGCTCTGCTTCTTGTTCTCACGAGGTGGCAGGTGGTTCACCTCCTGCCTGTGGAGTGGTACTACCGAATCCTTACCCTTCACGGTCTTAACGCTCTCATATTCTGGATAATCTTCTTTGAGGTTGCGGGTCTTTACTTTGGTTCCACCGTCGTTCTAAACTCCCGTATGTCCTCTCCCAAGTTTGGCTGGCTTGCCTTTATCCTTATGGTTCTTGGCTTTTTGCTGGTTAACTACACCATTCTTACCGGCAGTGCGGATGTGCTCATGACCTCCTACGCTCCACTCCAGGCAAGCCCTATTTACTACCTTGGCATAATTCTCTTTGCGGTAGGTGCCTTGATAGGCGTCTTTCTCTTCTTTGCCAACCTGCTCATAGCCAGAAAGGAGAGGACTTACGGTGATTCCTTACCCCTTTTCACATTTGGTCTTGTAGCTGCGGCTATAATAGCCACCCTTACCCTCGCAACAGGTGCCATCATATACATACCTACACTCCTCTGGTCTTTGGGCATCATAAAGAGCATAGATGCGGGGGTTTATAAACTCGTATGGTGGGGTCTTGGACACTCCTCCCAGCAGATAAATGTGACCGCTATGATAGCTGTGTGGTATCTGGGAGCCTTCTTAACGGTAGGCGGTGCGTCCATAAACGAGAAGGTGAGCAGATTTGCCTTTGTGTTTTACGTGATAGGTATAAATGTAGCTTCCGCTCACCACCTTCTTGTTGACCCTGGACCCAGTCCCGCGTGGAAGGTGTTTAACACCAGCTACATCATGTACATAGCAGTCCTTGCTTCTATGATACATGCTTTCGCAGTACCTTCTGCAGTAGAATCCGCCCAAAGGAGGAGAGGCTTTACCAAAGGACTCTTTGACTGGCTTAAGAACGCACCCTGGGGCAATCCCGCCTTTTCCGCAGTATTCCTCTCCATAATCATCTTTGGCTTCATAGGTGGTGTCACAGGTGTGGTCAACGGCATGGAGCAGACTAACATCATAGTCCACAACACACTTTCCATACCCGGACACTTTAAGGGTACTGTTGTAGGTGGAACTACTCTCGCTTTCATGGGAGCTACCTACTACCTGATACCTCTCATATTCAGGAAGAAGATTGCTTTCTTTGGGCTTGCCAAGGCACAGCCCTGGGTCTTTGGGCTCGGCATAGCTGTCTTGGCTGTTTCCATGTACATCCTTGGAGCCTTCGGTGTTCCAAGAAGGCATTACGACATAACCTTCTCCGGAGGTCCCTTCACTTACACCTTTAACCCTGCGGTTGACTTCTTCTGGGTTCTCTTTGCCATAGGTGGAATAACCGCAGTTATAGGTGCTTTGATGTGGATACTTATAGTGGTCTTTTCCGTCTTCTTGGGACAGCCTGTCAGGGGTCCTCAGGACATGCAACTGCAGATCGCATCACCACCGCCTCCCGCTAAAGAGCATCACGGCTTTGAAGCACCGGGAACTTTAACCCTCACTCTCCTTTTTATGGGTGTGTTCCTCGTGTTCCTGCTTCTAAACTGGGGTTGGCTCGCAGCCATGTGGGAGGTAAAGTGA
- a CDS encoding cytochrome c oxidase subunit II has protein sequence MALLPPEEGWYYKRVAKDEKMWIALALVVCLILFFWMIVWHIYGRQNPSFTTYRTTPQEFNALANAFINKYRTGEMNGIPVVEPPPNSDVFLVAKMWRWEPVLVLKKGQEYRFHISSLDLLHGFSLQPVNMNFMVYPGYDYVLTFKPTSTGEFAIICNEFCGIGHHTMIGKIIVKE, from the coding sequence ATGGCTCTTTTACCGCCTGAGGAAGGATGGTACTACAAGAGGGTGGCAAAAGACGAGAAGATGTGGATAGCCTTAGCTCTGGTGGTTTGTCTTATCCTCTTTTTCTGGATGATAGTGTGGCACATCTACGGCAGACAGAACCCCTCCTTCACCACTTACAGGACTACGCCTCAGGAGTTTAACGCTCTTGCCAACGCTTTTATCAACAAGTACAGGACGGGTGAGATGAACGGCATACCGGTTGTTGAACCTCCCCCAAACAGTGATGTGTTTCTGGTGGCTAAGATGTGGAGGTGGGAACCAGTGCTTGTGTTAAAGAAGGGTCAGGAGTACAGGTTTCACATATCCTCCCTTGACCTGCTTCATGGCTTTTCTCTTCAGCCTGTGAATATGAACTTTATGGTGTATCCGGGCTACGACTATGTGCTTACCTTTAAGCCCACTTCCACCGGAGAGTTTGCCATAATTTGCAACGAGTTTTGCGGTATAGGACATCATACGATGATAGGCAAAATCATAGTAAAGGAGTGA
- a CDS encoding 4Fe-4S binding protein: protein METLQKVSPLYMAFQRLSYAVSTFFTSRLNPLYHLGAIAVFLLVVDALSGIYLFFFYSIDPQTSHASVEAISSSFIGNIMRGIHRYSSDALILTTLAHMIHVIITDRFRMFRWVAWVTGVATLLIFLAIGVSGYILVWDTRAQLTGLLTAKFFSFLPVFGDALMSAFLGSDIKYLGGLFRILLFAHIALTILIVFTLWIHVMRNARPRLIPPRFLYITITLLLILLSIIFPAKSDPPAYINKLPFEMSVDWFYLFGYPLLKYIPMSANWLFFLGFFAFLFLFPWLIKGKRNPPAHIDFEKCTGCEQCYIDCPYEAITMKDFEDKKKAVLNESKCAGCGICVGSCSVQAIDIPTFPIEEVIKGVSQESPSYVAFRCPFSALPPKRKDLLTFTLPCAGALNTYYAEEILRRGVKGIVIISCEYEDCYFREGNKWLEERYERKRRPILRKRVEGGRILVLEAPYVKSIEREVEEFINSSKEGREVKVVPSGRLNYAFASLVISLPIFLFYPLTTHKVSFYPKEKSAVVLSFKYRSSPVVEVYKEEGKGLKHMQTQLAIVKERSPVRVEFYEGGKLVYSKVFNPRGIRKDASVFVYEELLLPPGKHSLRVRLEETKGKREVKEVKLDAHLKAKDSLLITYDEDSGGFVVLR from the coding sequence ATGGAAACTCTGCAGAAGGTTTCTCCTCTTTACATGGCTTTTCAGAGACTGTCCTACGCGGTTAGTACGTTTTTTACCTCAAGGCTAAATCCTCTGTATCATCTGGGTGCAATAGCAGTATTCCTTTTGGTGGTAGATGCTCTTTCGGGTATATACCTTTTCTTCTTTTACAGCATAGACCCTCAGACCTCCCACGCTTCTGTAGAAGCTATCTCCAGTAGCTTTATAGGGAACATAATGAGAGGTATTCACAGGTACTCTTCTGATGCTCTCATACTCACCACTTTAGCCCACATGATACATGTGATAATAACGGACCGCTTCAGGATGTTCAGATGGGTGGCCTGGGTAACTGGTGTGGCAACCCTTCTGATATTCTTAGCCATAGGTGTATCTGGGTACATACTTGTCTGGGATACAAGAGCTCAGCTTACGGGTCTCCTTACCGCCAAGTTCTTCTCCTTCCTGCCGGTCTTTGGTGATGCCCTCATGAGCGCCTTCTTGGGGAGTGATATAAAGTACCTGGGGGGTCTTTTCAGAATACTCCTCTTTGCCCACATAGCCCTAACCATACTCATCGTCTTTACCCTGTGGATACATGTGATGAGAAACGCAAGACCAAGGCTCATACCTCCCAGATTCCTTTACATAACCATCACTTTACTTCTAATATTACTTTCCATAATTTTCCCGGCTAAGAGCGACCCGCCCGCCTACATAAACAAGCTCCCCTTTGAGATGAGCGTAGACTGGTTTTATCTATTTGGATACCCTCTGCTCAAGTACATACCCATGTCTGCCAACTGGCTGTTCTTCCTAGGCTTTTTTGCCTTTCTCTTCCTCTTCCCTTGGCTTATCAAAGGCAAGAGAAATCCTCCTGCGCATATAGACTTTGAAAAGTGTACAGGCTGTGAACAGTGCTATATAGACTGCCCTTACGAGGCTATAACCATGAAGGATTTTGAGGATAAAAAGAAGGCTGTCCTCAACGAGAGCAAGTGTGCCGGCTGTGGTATATGCGTGGGTTCTTGCAGTGTGCAGGCAATAGACATTCCCACTTTCCCCATAGAGGAAGTTATTAAGGGAGTGAGTCAAGAAAGCCCTTCCTATGTAGCCTTCAGGTGTCCCTTCAGCGCACTGCCGCCAAAGAGAAAGGATTTGCTCACCTTTACCCTCCCTTGTGCAGGAGCTTTGAACACTTACTACGCAGAGGAGATACTCCGCAGGGGAGTAAAAGGCATAGTGATCATCTCCTGTGAGTACGAGGACTGCTACTTTAGAGAGGGCAACAAGTGGCTTGAAGAGCGCTATGAAAGGAAGAGAAGACCCATTCTCAGGAAGAGAGTGGAAGGCGGAAGGATTCTTGTGCTTGAGGCTCCCTATGTAAAGTCCATAGAGAGAGAGGTGGAGGAATTTATAAACTCGTCTAAGGAAGGGCGTGAGGTTAAGGTTGTACCTTCCGGCAGACTGAACTACGCTTTTGCAAGCCTTGTAATATCACTACCCATATTCCTCTTTTATCCACTTACCACCCATAAGGTATCCTTCTATCCCAAAGAGAAGTCCGCAGTGGTTTTAAGCTTCAAATACAGGTCCTCACCCGTTGTGGAGGTCTACAAGGAGGAGGGAAAAGGTCTTAAGCACATGCAAACTCAGCTGGCTATAGTGAAGGAGAGGTCTCCCGTGAGGGTTGAGTTTTATGAAGGTGGGAAGCTCGTATATTCCAAGGTATTTAACCCGAGGGGGATAAGGAAGGATGCATCCGTTTTTGTTTACGAGGAGCTACTTTTACCACCAGGTAAGCATAGCCTGAGGGTGCGCCTTGAGGAGACCAAAGGTAAGAGAGAGGTAAAGGAGGTCAAGCTTGACGCTCATCTGAAAGCAAAGGATAGCTTGCTGATAACCTATGACGAGGACTCTGGGGGCTTCGTTGTTCTGAGATGA
- a CDS encoding c-type cytochrome, with the protein MWLLLVFLFVLSCEKAKVEEKPSLAINTKELIRWRGCTDCHDTKRSLVGPSFFDISQRYEEKDILVKSILEGSCGKWKARWECMPPQKVSKEEAERMAEWILHLRTTKPPESSS; encoded by the coding sequence ATGTGGCTTTTGCTTGTTTTTCTTTTCGTGCTTTCCTGCGAGAAGGCAAAGGTGGAAGAAAAGCCAAGCCTGGCAATAAACACGAAGGAGCTTATTAGATGGAGAGGATGCACTGACTGTCACGATACTAAAAGGTCCTTGGTAGGACCTTCCTTCTTTGACATATCCCAAAGATACGAAGAGAAAGATATACTTGTGAAAAGCATACTGGAAGGTTCCTGCGGAAAGTGGAAGGCAAGGTGGGAGTGCATGCCTCCTCAGAAGGTGAGCAAGGAGGAGGCGGAGAGGATGGCAGAGTGGATCCTTCATCTCAGAACAACGAAGCCCCCAGAGTCCTCGTCATAG
- a CDS encoding ABC transporter permease subunit: MFVKLTKYIFYDLLKSRWVLATFFFYALVVYILLEFGRSVEKAVVSYGNLSSLSLSLFSLLLSTTYLYSNRNFFEFLLSQPVKRSTLMLSINVSLSLSLSISYLLGSLLPFYYLVGYNQGFFRCVLLNLFLVPLFVSLGILSSLLVEDRIRGFGFSLFLWLFFCVFYDAILLYLVIALSDYPVEKMLLTLTLLNPIDLLRLTLLMEVGLYELMGFVGRWLANYLKDLWFLPALLSALYTLLVFLLNLSVFKRRDF, encoded by the coding sequence TTGTTTGTTAAATTAACCAAGTATATCTTCTATGACCTCTTGAAGAGTAGATGGGTTTTGGCAACCTTTTTCTTTTATGCCTTGGTAGTATACATACTGCTTGAGTTTGGGAGGAGCGTAGAAAAGGCTGTGGTGAGTTATGGCAACCTCTCCTCTCTTTCTCTTTCCCTTTTCTCCCTTCTTCTTTCTACCACATACCTTTATAGTAACAGGAACTTTTTTGAGTTCCTCCTTTCACAACCCGTAAAGAGGTCTACCCTAATGCTTTCCATTAATGTCAGCTTAAGCCTATCCCTCTCCATCAGCTATCTGCTTGGTTCCCTGCTTCCCTTTTACTACTTGGTGGGCTACAACCAGGGTTTTTTTAGGTGCGTACTTCTTAACCTCTTTTTGGTACCGCTTTTTGTAAGCTTAGGTATCCTTTCATCCTTACTGGTGGAAGACAGGATAAGAGGATTTGGCTTTTCCCTCTTTCTTTGGCTTTTCTTCTGCGTATTCTATGACGCTATACTTTTGTACCTTGTAATAGCTCTTTCCGACTACCCTGTGGAAAAGATGCTTCTGACCCTCACACTTTTAAATCCTATAGACCTGTTGAGGCTCACTCTTCTTATGGAGGTGGGACTTTATGAGCTTATGGGCTTTGTGGGAAGGTGGTTGGCTAACTACCTTAAAGACCTCTGGTTTCTACCTGCCTTACTCTCTGCCCTTTACACTTTATTAGTATTTCTTTTGAACCTGAGTGTCTTCAAAAGGAGGGATTTTTAA
- a CDS encoding ABC transporter ATP-binding protein, producing MIRFESVYKSFKGRRLFDGLNLELKEGKTTAILGPNGSGKTTLVKMILGLVVPDRGRILVDGRDARKDAEHKRLIGYMPQIPEFPENLSVKEIVSMVKDIRGQEAVRFKELIELLNLEMELDKRFSSLSGGTRQKVGALVSLAFDPPMLILDEPMVGLDPISAYRLKRFILEEKQRNKTVLFISHIMSEVEEVADYVVFLAEGRKVFDGSLEELKERTGKERLEEAVLCLLN from the coding sequence GTGATAAGGTTTGAAAGCGTTTATAAGTCCTTTAAGGGAAGAAGGCTCTTTGATGGCCTGAACCTTGAACTTAAAGAGGGAAAAACCACAGCCATACTTGGACCGAACGGCTCTGGAAAGACCACCTTAGTAAAGATGATCCTCGGTCTTGTAGTGCCTGACAGAGGGAGGATACTTGTAGATGGACGGGATGCTCGTAAGGATGCGGAACACAAGAGGTTAATAGGCTACATGCCTCAAATTCCAGAATTTCCAGAGAATCTCAGCGTTAAAGAGATAGTTTCCATGGTCAAAGATATAAGGGGTCAGGAGGCTGTCAGGTTTAAAGAACTCATTGAACTTTTGAACCTTGAGATGGAATTGGACAAGAGGTTTTCAAGCCTTTCGGGAGGTACAAGGCAGAAGGTAGGAGCCTTAGTATCCTTAGCCTTTGACCCTCCTATGCTCATACTGGACGAACCTATGGTAGGCCTTGACCCCATATCAGCTTACAGGTTAAAGAGATTTATCCTTGAGGAGAAACAGAGGAATAAAACTGTGCTCTTTATATCCCACATAATGAGTGAGGTGGAAGAGGTGGCTGACTATGTGGTGTTTTTAGCGGAGGGGAGAAAAGTCTTTGATGGTAGCCTTGAAGAACTAAAAGAAAGGACAGGTAAAGAAAGGCTTGAGGAGGCTGTGCTTTGTTTGTTAAATTAA
- a CDS encoding nitrous oxide reductase family maturation protein NosD, whose product MFSFMLSLLLVCSTCEFKDIQSALKKAREGDRIVVKSGTYKGGIVIDKKVELVGEGKPVVDGEGKLQVITVKADSVKIEGFIIKNSGMSYSEDIAGLKVINSRDCVIKNNKFLNNFFAIYLERVQGCLIEGNSIVGFARSEGSSGNGIHAWNSEKVIIRNNYVKGHRDGIYFEFVKDSLIENNRSEYNLRYGLHFMFSNDDTYRKNYFYKNGAGVAVMYSKNIRMEENTFAKNEGQANYGLLLKDIYDSVLYGNRFINNTHGVYLEGCNRTEFKGNLFENNGWAVRIYANSEDNLFIKNSFLGNAFDVSTNTLSYFRNTFESNYYDQYEGYDINRDGYGDIPYRPVSFVAVLFERYPLSLLLYGSFFAHIMDAVERYIPLLNPQSLLDSKPLVRRP is encoded by the coding sequence ATGTTTAGCTTTATGCTTTCCCTTCTCCTCGTCTGCTCAACCTGTGAATTCAAAGACATACAGAGCGCTCTGAAAAAGGCAAGGGAAGGCGACAGGATAGTGGTGAAATCTGGAACATACAAAGGTGGTATAGTTATAGACAAAAAGGTGGAGCTTGTGGGAGAGGGAAAGCCAGTGGTAGATGGCGAGGGGAAACTGCAGGTGATAACTGTAAAGGCGGACAGCGTAAAGATTGAGGGTTTTATAATAAAGAACTCCGGCATGTCCTACAGCGAAGATATAGCCGGACTCAAAGTGATAAATTCAAGAGACTGCGTTATAAAAAACAACAAATTTCTAAACAACTTCTTTGCTATTTACCTTGAGAGGGTGCAAGGCTGTCTTATTGAGGGAAACAGCATAGTGGGCTTTGCAAGGTCCGAAGGCTCTTCAGGTAATGGAATACATGCTTGGAACTCGGAAAAAGTTATAATAAGGAACAACTATGTGAAAGGACACAGGGATGGTATATACTTTGAGTTTGTAAAAGACAGCCTGATAGAAAACAACAGAAGCGAATACAACCTCAGGTACGGACTTCACTTCATGTTTTCCAACGACGACACTTACAGGAAAAACTACTTTTATAAGAACGGTGCAGGTGTGGCGGTTATGTATTCAAAAAACATAAGGATGGAGGAAAACACCTTTGCCAAAAACGAAGGACAGGCAAACTACGGGCTTCTTCTGAAGGACATATATGACAGCGTCCTCTACGGAAACAGGTTTATCAACAACACCCACGGAGTTTATTTAGAGGGATGCAACAGGACAGAGTTTAAAGGAAACCTCTTTGAAAACAACGGCTGGGCGGTTAGGATATACGCCAACAGTGAGGACAACCTGTTTATCAAAAACTCTTTTTTGGGCAATGCCTTTGATGTATCCACCAACACACTCTCCTACTTTAGGAACACCTTTGAGAGCAATTACTATGACCAGTACGAAGGCTACGACATAAACAGGGATGGATACGGAGACATACCTTATAGACCTGTGTCCTTTGTAGCTGTACTCTTTGAGCGGTATCCCCTTTCCCTTCTTCTCTATGGGAGTTTTTTTGCTCACATTATGGATGCTGTAGAGAGATACATTCCCTTGCTCAATCCCCAATCTCTTCTGGATAGTAAGCCTTTGGTGAGGAGACCGTGA
- a CDS encoding nitrous oxide reductase accessory protein NosL: MRFLLRVLWVFLPLLLFSCATDKPQPIKVGEDVCEQCKMVIADKRFASEVITKKGKVYKFDAIECMVGYYNENEEEIKRAYVINFLNPEEFLPAQSAYYVRSPQIRSPMGMNLSAYRSREDAQKALQGKEGEILDWQALREFIKREYRFSH; encoded by the coding sequence ATGAGATTCCTACTCCGAGTGCTATGGGTCTTCCTGCCCCTTCTTCTTTTTTCCTGTGCCACCGACAAGCCACAGCCCATAAAGGTGGGTGAGGATGTGTGCGAGCAGTGTAAGATGGTCATAGCGGATAAGAGGTTTGCCTCCGAGGTGATAACTAAAAAGGGAAAGGTTTACAAGTTTGATGCCATAGAGTGCATGGTGGGATATTACAACGAGAACGAGGAGGAGATAAAAAGAGCTTATGTGATAAACTTTCTAAATCCTGAGGAGTTTTTACCTGCACAGTCCGCTTACTATGTGAGAAGCCCTCAGATAAGGAGTCCCATGGGTATGAACCTGTCTGCCTACAGAAGCAGGGAGGATGCTCAAAAGGCTCTTCAGGGCAAAGAGGGTGAAATACTTGATTGGCAGGCTCTGAGGGAGTTTATAAAAAGGGAGTACAGGTTCTCTCACTGA